In Sphingomonas psychrotolerans, the following proteins share a genomic window:
- a CDS encoding ABC transporter ATP-binding protein: protein MSSDLAVSATGLVKRFGDRRAVDGVSIAVPRGLIYGVLGPNGAGKTTTLRMLLGIIEPDEGERMLLGHDAPRDASDRVGYLPEERGLYPNMKCREAIAFMGALRGLPWRVGRKRAGELLEAAGLGHAADDKIRKLSKGMAQLVQLLGSVVHEPELLVLDEPFSGLDPVNQERLEKLIRAQRDRGATILFSTHVMAHAERLCDYLSIIAGGVVKFEGTVDEARALLPLKAHYTPHHHAETAGALLPPDAERKNGSWRFTVPPEGIEALLVRLIDAGYGISGLSIERPGLHDAFVKIVGAEALEQAA, encoded by the coding sequence TTGAGCAGCGATCTGGCGGTGAGCGCCACCGGCCTCGTCAAGCGTTTCGGCGACCGGCGGGCAGTCGACGGCGTCAGCATCGCGGTTCCCAGGGGGCTGATCTACGGCGTGCTCGGCCCCAATGGCGCCGGCAAGACCACGACGTTGCGCATGCTGCTCGGGATCATCGAGCCGGACGAAGGCGAACGCATGCTGCTCGGGCACGATGCGCCGCGCGATGCGAGCGACCGCGTCGGTTATCTGCCCGAAGAGCGCGGGCTCTATCCCAATATGAAGTGCCGCGAGGCGATCGCCTTCATGGGCGCGCTGCGCGGGTTGCCGTGGCGCGTCGGGCGCAAACGCGCCGGCGAACTGCTCGAAGCCGCCGGGCTTGGCCACGCTGCCGACGACAAGATCCGCAAGCTCTCCAAAGGCATGGCGCAGCTTGTCCAATTGCTCGGATCGGTGGTGCACGAACCCGAATTGCTCGTTCTCGACGAGCCTTTCTCTGGCCTCGACCCCGTCAATCAGGAACGGCTGGAAAAGCTGATCCGGGCGCAGCGCGACCGCGGCGCGACGATCCTGTTCTCGACCCATGTGATGGCCCATGCCGAACGGCTGTGCGACTATCTGTCGATCATCGCCGGGGGCGTGGTGAAGTTCGAAGGAACGGTGGACGAGGCCCGCGCACTGCTGCCGCTCAAGGCGCATTACACCCCGCACCACCATGCCGAGACCGCCGGCGCGCTGCTGCCGCCCGACGCCGAGCGCAAGAACGGGAGCTGGCGCTTCACCGTGCCCCCGGAGGGGATCGAGGCATTGCTCGTCCGGCTGATCGATGCGGGCTACGGGATTTCGGGGCTGTCGATCGAGCGGCCGGGGCTGCACGATGCGTTCGTCAAGATCGTCGGCGCCGAAGCGCTGGAGCAAGCGGCATGA
- a CDS encoding CHAP domain-containing protein encodes MNFRVFAARFALVVSCALMTAVPAQAKSAFLQCVPYARQISGVKIHGNAWTWWGQAAGRYERGNTPRVGAVMSFKKTAKNRFGHVAMVSQIVSDREVLLSHANWSRRGGIERDVRAVDVSAAGDWSEVRVWFAPLGGLGTSSYPINGFIYSDGADDDAFQAPQMANKADKVLVASLTLDLSDLQPEAGIN; translated from the coding sequence ATGAATTTCCGTGTTTTCGCAGCGCGTTTTGCGCTGGTGGTGTCGTGCGCCCTGATGACTGCCGTGCCCGCCCAGGCGAAGAGCGCCTTCCTGCAGTGCGTCCCCTATGCGCGTCAGATCTCCGGCGTGAAGATCCACGGCAATGCCTGGACCTGGTGGGGTCAGGCCGCCGGTCGCTATGAGCGCGGCAACACCCCCAGGGTCGGCGCGGTGATGTCGTTCAAGAAGACCGCGAAGAACCGGTTCGGCCATGTCGCCATGGTCTCGCAGATCGTCAGCGACCGTGAAGTGCTGCTCAGCCACGCCAATTGGTCGCGCCGCGGCGGCATCGAGCGCGACGTCCGCGCAGTCGACGTGTCGGCGGCGGGCGACTGGAGCGAAGTCCGCGTGTGGTTCGCCCCGCTCGGCGGGCTCGGCACCTCGAGCTATCCGATCAACGGCTTCATCTATTCCGACGGCGCCGACGATGACGCATTCCAAGCACCGCAAATGGCTAACAAGGCCGACAAGGTGCTGGTCGCTTCGCTGACCCTCGACCTCAGCGATCTGCAGCCCGAAGCCGGCATCAACTGA
- a CDS encoding adenosine kinase: MTITHDVVAIGNAIVDILAQAEDSFIEEIGVAKGSMQLMFSPEEADTLYAKMGPGREVSGGSAANTVAGIAALGGKCAFIGQVADDQLGTVFAHDIRAAGVDFDTAVRAGQPTTARCLIFVTPDGQRTMNTFLGASQFLPAAALDEQLIAGGAILYLEGYLWDPEEPRAAMRKAIDIARANGRKVAFTLSDVFCISRHGDDFRKLIEDGLIDILFANESELLALCELEDFESAVQHIHGKVPLLVVTRSEQGAMALQGSERVEVPAEPIARLVDTTGAGDMFAAGFLFGQAQGRGLEESLRLGAICAAEIIQHYGARAEADLKKLAHESANRAAG; encoded by the coding sequence TTGACCATTACGCATGACGTCGTCGCGATCGGCAACGCTATCGTCGACATCCTCGCCCAGGCCGAAGACAGCTTCATCGAGGAGATCGGCGTCGCCAAGGGGTCGATGCAGCTGATGTTCTCGCCCGAAGAGGCCGACACGCTTTATGCGAAGATGGGGCCCGGCCGCGAAGTTTCGGGCGGCTCGGCGGCGAACACCGTCGCGGGGATCGCGGCACTCGGCGGCAAGTGCGCGTTCATTGGCCAGGTCGCCGACGACCAGCTCGGCACCGTATTCGCACACGACATCCGCGCCGCCGGCGTCGACTTCGACACCGCGGTGCGTGCCGGCCAGCCGACCACCGCGCGCTGCCTGATCTTCGTCACGCCCGACGGCCAGCGCACGATGAACACCTTCCTCGGGGCGTCGCAATTCCTGCCCGCCGCCGCGCTCGACGAACAACTGATCGCCGGCGGCGCGATCCTCTATCTCGAAGGCTATCTGTGGGATCCCGAAGAGCCGCGCGCAGCGATGCGCAAGGCGATCGACATCGCCCGCGCCAACGGGCGCAAGGTGGCTTTCACCCTGTCCGACGTGTTCTGCATCTCGCGCCACGGCGATGACTTCCGCAAGTTGATCGAGGATGGCCTGATCGACATCCTGTTCGCCAACGAGAGCGAGCTGCTCGCATTGTGCGAACTTGAGGATTTCGAGTCGGCGGTCCAGCACATTCACGGAAAGGTGCCGCTGCTCGTCGTCACGCGCAGCGAGCAGGGCGCAATGGCGCTGCAGGGTTCGGAGCGCGTCGAAGTCCCTGCCGAGCCGATCGCCAGGCTGGTCGACACCACCGGCGCCGGCGACATGTTCGCCGCCGGCTTCCTGTTCGGCCAGGCACAGGGCCGGGGGCTCGAGGAGTCGCTGCGACTCGGCGCGATCTGCGCCGCCGAGATCATCCAGCATTACGGCGCGCGCGCCGAAGCCGATCTTAAGAAGCTGGCGCACGAATCGGCGAATCGCGCCGCCGGCTGA
- the queG gene encoding tRNA epoxyqueuosine(34) reductase QueG — protein sequence MRQDKPLEQRIQEKAAEIGFAACGVARADAAPAAGVRLRQWLAEGAHGSMIWMEERAHHRESPAALWSEVRSVIALGMSYAPAVDPLALAGEGEIGRISVYAQGADYHDLIKRKLKELARWLVGAAPGADVKVFVDTAPVMEKPLSEAAGLGWQGKHTNLVSRSHGSWLFLGAIYTTLDLAPDRAQHSTCGSCDACQTACPTNAFPAPYRLDARRCISYLTIEHKGPIPLEFRENLGNRIYGCDDCLAVCPWNKFAAAAQANLAFAPRAELTAPALADLLALDDAGFREVFAGSPIKRIGRDRMVRNCLVAAGNSGSAALVPPVRALLGDPDETIREAAEWALARLQSPSPSGERIDLAARRLP from the coding sequence GTGCGCCAAGACAAGCCACTCGAACAAAGGATCCAGGAGAAGGCGGCCGAAATCGGCTTTGCCGCCTGCGGGGTCGCGCGTGCCGACGCGGCGCCGGCCGCGGGTGTGCGCCTGCGCCAATGGCTGGCCGAAGGCGCACACGGCTCGATGATCTGGATGGAGGAGCGCGCGCACCACCGGGAGAGCCCCGCCGCGCTCTGGTCCGAGGTGCGCAGCGTGATCGCGCTCGGCATGAGCTACGCGCCTGCGGTCGATCCGCTCGCGCTGGCGGGCGAAGGCGAGATCGGCCGGATCTCGGTCTATGCGCAGGGCGCCGACTATCACGACTTGATCAAGCGCAAATTGAAGGAGCTGGCGCGCTGGCTGGTCGGCGCGGCGCCGGGCGCGGACGTCAAGGTCTTCGTCGATACCGCGCCGGTGATGGAGAAGCCGCTGTCCGAAGCCGCGGGGCTCGGCTGGCAGGGCAAACACACCAATCTCGTCAGCCGCAGCCATGGCAGCTGGCTGTTCCTCGGCGCGATCTACACCACGCTCGATCTCGCGCCCGACCGCGCCCAGCATAGCACCTGCGGCAGCTGCGACGCGTGCCAGACGGCATGCCCGACCAATGCCTTTCCCGCGCCCTATCGCCTCGATGCGCGGCGCTGCATTTCGTATCTGACGATCGAGCACAAGGGGCCGATCCCGCTCGAATTCCGCGAGAATTTGGGCAACCGCATCTATGGCTGCGACGATTGCCTCGCGGTCTGCCCGTGGAACAAGTTCGCCGCCGCGGCGCAGGCGAACCTGGCCTTTGCGCCGCGCGCCGAGCTCACCGCGCCGGCGCTGGCGGACCTGTTGGCGCTCGACGATGCGGGTTTCCGTGAAGTCTTCGCCGGTTCGCCGATCAAGCGCATCGGCCGCGACCGCATGGTCCGCAATTGCCTGGTCGCGGCAGGGAACAGTGGCAGTGCGGCGTTGGTGCCGCCGGTCCGCGCATTGCTGGGCGATCCCGACGAGACGATCCGCGAGGCAGCCGAATGGGCGCTGGCGCGGCTTCAAAGCCCCTCCCCCTCAGGGGAGAGGATTGATTTAGCGGCCCGCCGGCTGCCGTAG
- a CDS encoding DUF3391 domain-containing protein, with amino-acid sequence MYIHGFDGSWFSHPFWRTRFLLERPEDLAAVLASEVSAVVIDVERGLAPSVPAPGSAPAHHFVPHLRRPCRSYPATPPKPIASVRRRRLRRRSGS; translated from the coding sequence ATGTACATCCACGGGTTCGACGGCTCGTGGTTCAGCCATCCCTTCTGGCGCACACGCTTCCTGCTCGAGCGGCCGGAAGATCTCGCCGCCGTGCTCGCCAGCGAGGTGTCGGCGGTGGTGATCGATGTCGAGCGCGGCCTTGCGCCATCCGTGCCCGCGCCAGGCTCCGCCCCCGCGCATCACTTCGTCCCGCACCTCCGGCGACCGTGCCGGTCGTACCCCGCGACACCGCCAAAGCCGATCGCGAGTGTGCGAAGAAGACGATTGCGCAGGCGAAGCGGGTCGTGA
- a CDS encoding HD-GYP domain-containing protein — protein sequence MPVVPRDTAKADRECAKKTIAQAKRVVKGIYDGARSGRPIDAEAATSVAEDISNAVDRNPAMFIDMARLKSKDEYTYLHSVSVCALMVNLARQLALGEPTVRSMGLAGLLHDVGKMSVPDTILNKPGRLNEAEFALIRAHPQQGHAMLEKGEGITQEVLDVSLLHHEKIDGSGYPFGLKGNAISLAARMGAICDVYDALTSDRAYKQGWTPLRTATEMYGWEGHFDRELLFKFFRSIGVVPPGLLVRMRSNRLGIVLPDGAKETRSKVRIFHCALGRAPLTLEDVFLSGSGGSDHIVGEEDPVRWGFDWQALSKKLIAGGALRA from the coding sequence GTGCCGGTCGTACCCCGCGACACCGCCAAAGCCGATCGCGAGTGTGCGAAGAAGACGATTGCGCAGGCGAAGCGGGTCGTGAAGGGCATCTACGACGGCGCCCGGTCGGGTCGGCCGATCGATGCCGAGGCTGCGACTTCGGTGGCCGAGGACATATCGAACGCCGTCGATCGCAACCCCGCGATGTTCATCGACATGGCGCGGCTCAAGTCGAAGGACGAATATACCTATCTCCATTCGGTTTCGGTCTGCGCGCTGATGGTCAATCTCGCGCGACAGCTTGCCCTCGGAGAGCCGACCGTGCGGTCGATGGGTCTCGCCGGCCTGCTCCACGATGTCGGCAAGATGAGTGTCCCCGACACGATCCTCAACAAGCCCGGCCGCCTCAACGAAGCCGAGTTCGCGCTGATCCGCGCGCACCCGCAACAGGGCCACGCCATGCTCGAAAAGGGCGAGGGCATCACCCAGGAAGTGCTCGACGTCAGCCTGCTCCATCACGAAAAGATCGACGGCTCGGGCTATCCCTTTGGCCTCAAGGGGAACGCGATCAGTCTCGCCGCGCGGATGGGCGCGATCTGCGACGTCTATGACGCGCTCACTTCGGACCGGGCCTACAAGCAAGGCTGGACGCCGCTGCGCACCGCGACCGAGATGTACGGCTGGGAAGGGCATTTCGATCGCGAGCTGCTGTTCAAATTCTTCCGCAGCATCGGGGTCGTTCCTCCGGGCCTGCTGGTCCGGATGCGTTCGAATCGCCTCGGTATCGTGCTGCCCGACGGCGCGAAAGAGACGCGGAGCAAGGTCCGCATCTTCCACTGCGCGCTCGGCCGCGCCCCGCTCACGCTGGAGGACGTCTTTTTGTCCGGCTCGGGCGGCAGCGACCATATCGTCGGTGAGGAAGACCCGGTCCGCTGGGGTTTCGACTGGCAGGCGCTTTCCAAAAAACTGATCGCGGGCGGGGCCCTGCGCGCCTGA
- a CDS encoding cytochrome P450, protein MATLATESISGDAVDPLDMSRPELYRDDVWQAPFRELREKAPVYYTEHSSFGPYWSVSSYKPIVQVESLPDLYSSEAGGITIADLKEGDIKMPMFIAMDRPKHTGQRRTVAPAFTPSEMVRMNENIRTRSAEILDSLPVGQEFDWVDTVSIELTTQMLAILFDFPWEERRLLTYWSDWAGDIEIAKDPVRKEERRTILFECAAYFGNLWQGKIGKEPTPDLISMMIHSDAMAHMDQMEFLGNLILLIVGGNDTTRNSMSAYAWGLEQFPDERAKLEANPGLIPNAVQEIIRWQTPLAHMRRTATQDSELEGQQIRAGDKLALWYLSANRDESVFPNADKIIVDRENARRHLAFGHGIHRCVGARLAELQIGILLEEMAKRRLRVNVLREPERVAACFVHGYKKMPVELSRY, encoded by the coding sequence ATGGCGACGCTGGCAACCGAGTCGATTTCGGGGGACGCAGTCGATCCGCTCGATATGAGCCGTCCCGAGCTCTATCGCGACGACGTCTGGCAGGCGCCGTTCCGCGAGCTGCGCGAGAAGGCACCGGTATATTATACCGAGCATAGCAGCTTCGGGCCCTATTGGTCGGTCTCGTCGTACAAGCCGATCGTCCAGGTCGAATCGCTGCCCGATCTCTATTCCTCCGAAGCCGGCGGGATCACTATCGCCGACCTGAAGGAAGGCGACATCAAGATGCCGATGTTCATTGCGATGGACCGGCCCAAACATACCGGCCAGCGGCGGACCGTCGCCCCGGCGTTCACGCCTTCGGAAATGGTGCGGATGAACGAGAATATCCGGACCCGCAGTGCCGAGATTCTCGATTCGCTCCCGGTCGGGCAGGAATTCGACTGGGTCGATACCGTGTCGATCGAGCTGACCACCCAGATGCTGGCGATCCTGTTCGACTTCCCATGGGAGGAGCGACGGCTGCTGACCTATTGGTCCGATTGGGCAGGCGACATCGAAATCGCCAAGGATCCGGTGCGCAAGGAGGAGCGACGGACCATCCTGTTCGAATGCGCCGCCTATTTCGGCAATCTGTGGCAGGGCAAGATCGGCAAGGAGCCCACTCCCGATCTGATATCGATGATGATCCATTCGGATGCGATGGCGCACATGGATCAGATGGAGTTCCTCGGGAATCTGATCCTGCTGATCGTCGGCGGCAACGACACGACGCGCAATTCGATGAGCGCCTACGCCTGGGGGCTCGAGCAATTCCCCGACGAGCGCGCGAAGCTCGAGGCCAATCCGGGGCTGATCCCCAACGCGGTGCAGGAGATCATCCGCTGGCAGACCCCGCTCGCCCACATGCGCCGCACCGCGACGCAGGACAGCGAACTGGAAGGGCAACAGATCCGGGCGGGCGACAAACTGGCGCTCTGGTATCTCTCGGCCAATCGCGACGAGAGCGTCTTCCCCAATGCCGACAAGATCATCGTCGACCGCGAGAATGCCCGGCGGCATCTCGCATTCGGCCACGGCATCCATCGCTGCGTCGGCGCGCGGCTCGCCGAGCTGCAGATCGGGATATTGCTCGAGGAGATGGCCAAGCGCCGGCTGCGGGTGAACGTGCTGCGCGAGCCGGAGCGGGTCGCCGCATGCTTTGTGCACGGATATAAGAAGATGCCGGTGGAATTGAGCAGGTATTGA
- a CDS encoding EI24 domain-containing protein, translating to MIHGLLLALGQLFDRQILRVLVKSLALTLLLFVGFGFGLWVAMDRLAGFANEWMGLGSNAGVLADVATLLLLALGWWLLFRAVAVAVVGIFADEVVAAVEAKHYPHAHAAARDVPLGRSITMGVGSAVRTIGYNLLLSPLYLILLITGVGTALAFFAVNAWLLGRDLGDMVAARHMPYAQLAEWRQGTRLRRFALGAIGTGLFLVPLVNLLAPVLGAALATHAFHRGRGT from the coding sequence ATGATCCACGGTCTTCTCCTCGCGCTCGGCCAATTGTTCGACCGGCAGATTTTGCGTGTGCTGGTCAAGTCGCTGGCGCTGACCCTGCTGCTCTTCGTCGGGTTTGGATTCGGCCTCTGGGTCGCGATGGACCGGCTGGCGGGCTTCGCGAACGAATGGATGGGGCTCGGCAGCAATGCGGGCGTGCTCGCCGATGTCGCGACCCTGCTACTGCTCGCGCTCGGCTGGTGGCTGCTGTTCCGCGCGGTCGCAGTGGCAGTGGTGGGAATCTTCGCGGATGAAGTCGTCGCCGCGGTTGAGGCGAAACACTATCCGCACGCCCATGCCGCCGCGCGCGACGTGCCGTTGGGGCGATCGATCACGATGGGCGTGGGCTCCGCGGTGCGGACGATCGGCTATAATTTGCTGCTCTCACCGCTATACCTGATACTGCTCATCACCGGGGTCGGCACCGCGCTCGCTTTCTTCGCGGTCAATGCGTGGCTCCTCGGGCGAGATCTTGGCGACATGGTCGCGGCGCGGCATATGCCCTATGCGCAGTTGGCCGAGTGGCGGCAGGGCACCCGGCTCCGCCGCTTCGCGCTGGGGGCGATCGGCACGGGCTTGTTCCTCGTGCCTTTGGTCAATCTGCTGGCGCCGGTGCTCGGCGCGGCGCTGGCGACGCATGCATTCCACCGCGGGAGAGGTACATGA
- a CDS encoding ABC transporter permease gives MKFSRMLRQALTVARRDFTATVMTPTFLLFLLSPLLMIGFALVGSMTASSAAGGSAERERVVIVAAPGRAGAIAAADKQLRKLVAGPRSWTTLQIEGAGDHVAAQAQALLDSSQHDVTAVLYGPLERPIILRRPARDPDANYLAQLAEHTLRAERSGGAQLSRAEIKVVGAGQATSGGRSQTAFFAALGIFFLTLMLSGQAVGAMAEERSNKVIEVLAAAIPLESVFFGKLLGAFGSALLFVCFWGTLFANLPRFLPPAVADGLSNLNVAIGPIFPLLFVVYFTMAYMLQSAVFLGAGALAGTQREIQMLSLPITIFQFAMFGFASYAAGHPDDWLARAAEIFPFSSPLAMAAHAANSPALWPHALALAWQMLWVAITVTVAARLFRRGVLQSGSPKRSKRGERRAIDTTVS, from the coding sequence ATGAAATTCTCCCGCATGCTCCGCCAGGCGCTCACCGTCGCGCGCCGCGACTTCACGGCGACGGTGATGACGCCTACCTTCCTGCTCTTCCTGCTGAGCCCCTTGCTGATGATCGGCTTCGCGCTGGTCGGCAGTATGACTGCGTCGAGCGCGGCGGGGGGCAGTGCGGAACGCGAACGCGTCGTGATCGTCGCAGCGCCCGGCAGGGCCGGCGCGATCGCCGCCGCAGACAAACAGCTGCGCAAGCTCGTCGCCGGGCCGAGGTCGTGGACGACGCTGCAGATCGAAGGCGCAGGCGACCACGTTGCGGCACAAGCGCAGGCACTGCTCGACAGCAGCCAACATGACGTGACCGCGGTGCTCTACGGACCGCTCGAACGGCCAATCATCCTGCGGCGACCGGCACGCGACCCGGACGCCAATTATCTCGCCCAGTTGGCCGAGCATACGCTGCGCGCCGAACGGAGCGGCGGCGCGCAGTTGAGTCGCGCCGAGATCAAGGTCGTCGGCGCTGGACAGGCGACGAGCGGGGGGCGGAGCCAGACTGCGTTTTTCGCCGCGCTGGGCATCTTCTTCCTGACGCTGATGCTCTCTGGCCAGGCGGTCGGCGCGATGGCCGAGGAACGGTCGAACAAGGTGATCGAAGTGCTCGCCGCCGCCATTCCGCTCGAGAGCGTGTTCTTTGGCAAGCTACTCGGCGCGTTCGGATCGGCCCTGCTGTTCGTGTGCTTCTGGGGCACGCTCTTCGCCAATTTGCCGCGCTTCCTGCCGCCCGCCGTCGCCGACGGGTTGAGCAACCTCAACGTCGCGATCGGACCGATCTTTCCTCTGCTGTTCGTCGTCTATTTCACCATGGCATACATGCTGCAGAGCGCGGTGTTCCTCGGCGCCGGCGCGCTTGCGGGCACCCAGCGCGAGATCCAGATGCTGTCGCTGCCGATCACCATTTTCCAGTTCGCGATGTTCGGCTTTGCCTCTTATGCCGCCGGCCACCCCGATGACTGGCTGGCGCGCGCGGCGGAGATCTTCCCGTTCAGCTCGCCACTGGCAATGGCGGCGCACGCGGCGAATTCGCCCGCTTTGTGGCCGCACGCGCTGGCGCTCGCCTGGCAAATGCTGTGGGTCGCGATCACCGTCACCGTGGCGGCACGGCTGTTCCGCCGCGGGGTACTCCAATCGGGCAGCCCGAAGCGGAGCAAACGCGGGGAACGCCGCGCTATTGACACAACTGTCAGTTAA
- the msrB gene encoding peptide-methionine (R)-S-oxide reductase MsrB, with the protein MQTDRRTLLTVAALGAATAACGGVPAEAAQRFAFTLTDAEWKKRLSPAAYRTLRQGATEFAGTSPLNKEHRAGVFACAGCGLPLFSSSTKFDSGTGWPSFYRALPNAVITKSDRSLGMARVEALCRRCGGHLGHVFDDGPRPTGKRYCMNGVALAFTPKA; encoded by the coding sequence ATGCAAACCGATCGCCGCACGCTTCTCACTGTCGCCGCACTCGGCGCCGCCACCGCCGCTTGCGGCGGCGTGCCCGCGGAAGCGGCACAGCGCTTTGCCTTCACCCTCACCGATGCCGAGTGGAAGAAGCGGCTGAGTCCCGCCGCCTATCGCACGCTGCGCCAGGGCGCGACCGAGTTTGCGGGAACCAGCCCGCTCAACAAGGAGCATCGCGCCGGGGTGTTCGCTTGCGCGGGATGCGGGCTGCCGCTGTTCTCCTCGTCGACCAAATTCGACAGCGGAACGGGGTGGCCGAGCTTCTACAGGGCATTGCCCAATGCGGTGATTACCAAGAGCGATCGCTCGCTGGGAATGGCGCGCGTCGAAGCGCTGTGCCGGCGCTGCGGCGGTCATCTCGGCCACGTCTTCGATGATGGACCGCGGCCGACCGGCAAGCGCTACTGCATGAATGGCGTGGCGCTGGCGTTCACACCGAAAGCCTGA
- a CDS encoding NAD(P)/FAD-dependent oxidoreductase: MLRITELTLPLHHPEEALPAAICRRLRITPRELVRHVIARRASDARDKTDIQLVYSVDVNVRDEAAVLARFRKDRGVQRTPDTRYQFVAKAPESGVSLRPVVIGAGPCGLFAGLILAQMGFRPIILDRGKVVRERTKDTWGLWRRSVLNPESNVQFGEGGAGTFSDGKLYSRIKDSRHLDRKVLTEFVKAGAPPEILTEAHPHIGTFRLVTMVESMRETIEQLGGEYRFSTRVDGLDIATDAEGKRRVRGLHLHTGDTLEADHVVLAIGHSARDTFAMLHAAGVYVEAKPFAIGVRIEHPQSWIDKARFGADAGNSILGAAEYHISHHCKNGRTVYSFCMCPGGTVVAATSEEGRVATNGMSQYSRNERNANSGLVVAIDPARDYPGDPLAGIALQRHWESAAYVAGGSSYKAPAQRLGDFLAGRPSESLGSVVPSYRPGVHPTDLAQCLPDFAVAAMREALPVFGRQIPGYDHPDVVMTGVETRTSSPVRFTRGDDFQSLNTAGLFPAGEGAGYAGGILSASVDGIKVAEAVARSIVG, translated from the coding sequence ATGTTGCGCATCACCGAACTGACGCTGCCGCTCCACCATCCGGAGGAGGCGCTGCCCGCCGCGATTTGCCGGCGGCTGCGCATCACGCCGCGCGAGCTCGTCCGCCATGTCATCGCGCGCCGCGCCAGTGATGCGCGCGACAAGACCGACATCCAGCTTGTCTATTCGGTCGACGTGAACGTCAGGGACGAGGCGGCGGTGCTCGCCCGCTTCCGCAAGGATCGGGGCGTCCAGCGCACGCCCGACACCCGCTATCAGTTCGTGGCGAAGGCGCCCGAGAGCGGCGTCTCGCTGCGCCCGGTGGTGATCGGCGCGGGGCCGTGCGGATTGTTCGCCGGGCTGATCCTCGCCCAGATGGGGTTCCGCCCGATCATCCTCGATCGCGGCAAGGTCGTGCGCGAACGGACCAAGGATACCTGGGGGCTGTGGCGGCGCAGCGTGCTCAATCCCGAAAGCAACGTCCAGTTCGGCGAGGGCGGCGCGGGCACCTTTTCCGACGGCAAGCTCTACAGCCGGATCAAGGATTCGCGCCATCTCGACCGCAAGGTGCTCACGGAGTTCGTCAAGGCCGGCGCCCCGCCCGAGATCCTCACCGAGGCGCATCCGCATATCGGCACCTTCCGCCTCGTGACGATGGTCGAGAGCATGCGCGAGACGATCGAGCAATTGGGCGGCGAATATCGCTTCTCCACCCGCGTCGACGGGCTCGACATCGCGACCGACGCCGAGGGCAAGCGCCGGGTCCGCGGCCTCCACCTCCACACCGGCGACACGCTCGAGGCCGATCATGTCGTGCTGGCGATCGGGCACAGCGCGCGCGACACCTTCGCGATGCTTCACGCAGCGGGGGTATATGTCGAGGCCAAGCCTTTCGCGATCGGGGTGCGGATCGAGCACCCGCAATCGTGGATCGACAAGGCCCGCTTCGGCGCCGATGCCGGCAATTCGATCCTCGGCGCCGCCGAATATCATATCTCGCATCACTGCAAGAACGGCCGCACGGTCTACAGCTTCTGCATGTGCCCGGGCGGCACGGTGGTCGCGGCGACGTCGGAGGAAGGCCGCGTCGCGACCAACGGCATGAGCCAATATTCGCGCAACGAGCGTAACGCCAATTCGGGCCTGGTGGTCGCGATCGATCCGGCGCGTGATTATCCCGGCGATCCGCTCGCCGGCATTGCGCTGCAACGCCATTGGGAATCCGCCGCTTATGTCGCCGGCGGGTCGAGCTACAAGGCGCCCGCCCAGCGGCTCGGCGATTTCCTCGCCGGACGGCCGTCGGAAAGCCTGGGCAGCGTCGTCCCGTCCTACCGCCCGGGCGTGCACCCGACCGACCTCGCGCAGTGCCTGCCCGATTTCGCAGTGGCGGCGATGCGCGAGGCACTGCCGGTCTTTGGCCGTCAGATCCCGGGCTATGATCATCCCGACGTGGTGATGACCGGCGTCGAGACGCGCACCTCGTCGCCGGTGCGCTTCACCCGCGGCGACGACTTTCAGAGCCTGAACACCGCGGGGCTGTTCCCCGCCGGTGAGGGGGCGGGCTATGCTGGCGGCATCCTCTCCGCCTCGGTGGACGGGATCAAGGTCGCCGAAGCCGTGGCGCGGAGCATCGTCGGCTGA
- a CDS encoding ribonuclease HI codes for MPSRLKIFFDGGCRPNPGAIEIAVVAGGRTTILRDLGNGTSSDAEWLALIQALTIARSLDAADFVLIGDTADVVAKANGTVKCRGVDIRHLERFRALASAAGRPRVRHIKRSQNLAGIALARLRRR; via the coding sequence ATGCCGTCACGCCTGAAAATCTTCTTCGATGGCGGCTGCCGTCCCAATCCGGGGGCGATCGAGATCGCAGTCGTCGCGGGGGGGCGGACGACCATCCTGCGCGATCTTGGCAACGGAACGAGCAGCGATGCCGAGTGGCTCGCCTTGATTCAGGCGCTGACGATCGCCCGATCGCTCGATGCCGCGGACTTCGTCCTGATCGGCGATACCGCCGATGTGGTTGCGAAGGCCAATGGCACGGTGAAATGTCGCGGCGTCGATATTCGCCATCTCGAGCGGTTTCGCGCGTTGGCGTCCGCCGCAGGCCGACCGCGGGTGCGCCATATCAAGCGGTCGCAAAATCTCGCCGGGATCGCGCTCGCAAGGCTGCGCCGCCGATGA